In a genomic window of Pseudomonadota bacterium:
- a CDS encoding endonuclease NucS translates to MRLFGIHSNGKFGEYVQTPFHVDHEEAVLEGWLETNPDGIVEDGKILIIGRQVVTNFGGFIDLVGVDRQGTVVVVELKRNRTPRDTLAQALEYASFAARLDTGQLEGILRLYLNDESLNLAEHHRAYFELGLDEAIAFNKDQRVVIVGQRVTPEIRQTASFLRSKGIKVTCVEFTFFQGEGGTRLLSQEIVVGNEADKPSQVASGSLPTVTEGAFLSSLDDNGKAVFSRILALAKDKFMPIHWGTKGFSLNVDLDGTHVAVCYGYPIGAVYKQSVYTSMAGQGSMTSKTAVPEDVIKELRRKAQATRLFSPAGRELKCPINRSFSEAEVSAVLDWIEDVVEAIKKHGLKE, encoded by the coding sequence ATGAGACTCTTCGGCATACATAGCAACGGCAAGTTTGGCGAATACGTACAGACACCTTTCCACGTAGACCATGAAGAGGCCGTGCTAGAAGGCTGGCTTGAGACCAATCCCGACGGCATTGTCGAAGATGGCAAAATCCTTATCATCGGTCGTCAGGTCGTCACGAATTTCGGAGGTTTTATTGACCTCGTAGGCGTTGACAGGCAGGGAACAGTTGTCGTTGTCGAATTGAAGAGGAATAGAACACCGCGCGACACGCTCGCGCAGGCGCTTGAATATGCGTCCTTCGCTGCGCGTCTTGATACCGGACAGCTTGAGGGTATACTCCGCTTGTACCTTAATGACGAGTCATTGAACCTGGCAGAACACCACCGGGCATATTTCGAGCTTGGCCTTGACGAAGCCATCGCCTTCAATAAGGACCAACGGGTGGTGATTGTAGGCCAGCGGGTCACGCCTGAGATAAGACAAACGGCTTCTTTTCTTCGGTCTAAGGGAATTAAGGTTACCTGTGTCGAGTTCACCTTTTTTCAAGGCGAAGGCGGGACACGCCTTCTGTCGCAGGAGATTGTCGTCGGCAATGAAGCTGACAAACCCTCCCAAGTGGCTTCGGGTTCCTTGCCAACGGTTACCGAGGGGGCTTTTCTATCCTCACTCGACGACAACGGCAAAGCCGTCTTTTCGCGAATACTGGCACTCGCAAAAGACAAATTCATGCCCATTCATTGGGGAACCAAGGGTTTCTCCCTCAATGTCGATCTTGACGGTACCCACGTTGCCGTCTGCTACGGCTATCCAATTGGAGCCGTTTACAAACAGTCGGTTTACACTAGCATGGCCGGTCAAGGCAGCATGACAAGCAAGACGGCAGTACCTGAAGACGTCATCAAAGAGCTTCGAAGAAAGGCCCAGGCAACGCGTCTGTTCAGCCCGGCAGGTCGAGAACTGAAATGTCCGATTAATCGAAGCTTTTCTGAAGCTGAAGTCTCGGCTGTGCTGGATTGGATTGAAGATGTTGTGGAAGCGATCAAAAAGCATGGCTTGAAGGAATGA
- the der gene encoding ribosome biogenesis GTPase Der: MKPIISIVGRPNVGKSTFFNRIIGYRKAIIEDSPGVTRDRNYGEFEFDGNNFILVDTGGFEPSSEDSIFRLVKEQIHVSMEESTAIIFILDGKDGLLPQDKEIATDLRKHDKPVIYVINKVDSNKTETASAEFYELGVEKIFTISALHGIGIGELLDEICDVVNNQGFQPSPEAEPTSGIRIAIVGKPNTGKSSITNKLLGSQRMIVSDIPGTTRDSIDSKILYKDNEVILIDTAGLRRKSKVSVKVEEHSVSSAIHSIDRANIINLIIDAQEGVTHQDAGIAHTVVSRGKGLCIVVNKWDLVKGEMDTKVYKKMVLEKLPHASFSPVIFVSAVTGLNIGGIIDTDLRIHGQMEKEIGTPKLNKAIEESIQRVSLPHVQGKQLKIFYASQTKTSPPTFMLFSNYPKFIPEHYKRYLENSLRDKFSFMGAPIRLVFRKK, from the coding sequence ATGAAACCTATTATAAGTATCGTCGGCAGGCCGAACGTAGGCAAATCCACCTTCTTCAACAGGATTATCGGTTACAGGAAGGCAATAATAGAAGATTCACCTGGTGTTACAAGGGACAGAAATTACGGGGAGTTCGAGTTTGACGGGAACAATTTTATCCTTGTTGATACCGGAGGCTTCGAACCTTCCTCGGAAGACAGCATTTTCCGGTTGGTAAAGGAACAGATACATGTGTCTATGGAAGAATCTACGGCCATTATCTTTATTCTGGACGGCAAGGACGGCCTTCTTCCGCAGGACAAAGAAATTGCAACGGATTTGAGAAAACATGATAAACCGGTTATTTATGTGATAAACAAGGTTGATTCCAACAAAACAGAGACCGCTTCAGCCGAATTTTACGAGCTGGGCGTAGAAAAGATTTTTACGATCAGCGCCCTCCACGGCATAGGGATCGGGGAGCTGCTGGATGAAATATGCGATGTAGTCAACAATCAGGGATTTCAGCCTTCGCCGGAGGCTGAACCGACGTCGGGAATTCGCATTGCTATTGTGGGGAAGCCGAATACAGGAAAATCCTCCATTACGAACAAACTGCTCGGGTCTCAGCGGATGATCGTAAGCGACATACCCGGAACTACAAGGGATTCCATCGATTCTAAGATACTTTATAAAGACAATGAGGTCATACTTATTGATACTGCAGGGCTACGGAGAAAAAGCAAGGTCTCCGTAAAGGTTGAAGAACATTCCGTATCAAGCGCCATTCACAGCATAGACAGGGCAAACATAATAAATCTGATCATAGATGCCCAGGAGGGGGTAACCCATCAGGACGCAGGCATTGCCCATACAGTTGTATCGCGGGGCAAGGGTCTGTGCATTGTTGTCAATAAATGGGACCTTGTAAAGGGAGAAATGGACACAAAAGTCTATAAAAAGATGGTCTTAGAAAAACTTCCCCATGCCTCATTTTCTCCGGTGATTTTCGTATCTGCTGTAACCGGATTGAACATAGGGGGTATTATTGATACGGATTTGAGGATACATGGCCAGATGGAAAAAGAGATAGGCACGCCAAAGCTGAATAAAGCCATTGAAGAATCTATCCAAAGGGTAAGTCTCCCGCATGTCCAGGGTAAACAGCTAAAGATATTCTATGCAAGCCAGACCAAGACCTCGCCGCCGACCTTCATGCTTTTCTCAAATTATCCCAAGTTCATACCCGAACATTACAAGAGATATCTTGAGAACTCACTCCGCGATAAATTCAGCTTCATGGGTGCGCCTATACGGTTGGTGTTCAGGAAGAAATAG
- a CDS encoding MFS transporter — MNKKFNLKVLLILSLGHLTVDIYQGALPATLPFLKESLGLSYTMTGLIMMVSNFSSSILQPLFGFYSDKKGRAVLLPVGLLCAGVGLSLLPVFSSYTVVLVLVIISGLGAASYHPEGYKTAHFFTGEKSVTGMSIFSVGGNIGFSLGPLLSILIIQYLGFSSLPLIILPALVCTAIIIYYRKAIAVPVLEHAEQQKTATKAPAGAYISLFIIIGIVVMRTWTQMGLVTYIPFYYINYLKGDPLFAGKLVFTYLFCGAAGTLIGAPFADRWGHKLFLTVSMLLGAVTLPLIFVPFVQKSYLLFVVLGLQGMLMISTFSVTIVMAQKLLPNRLGVASGLMVGFAIGTGGIGVTLLGVVADNFGVPFALESIMILPFIGFILSLIVRYKG, encoded by the coding sequence ATGAATAAAAAATTCAACCTGAAAGTGCTTCTCATACTTTCACTCGGCCACCTTACCGTCGATATTTATCAGGGTGCGCTCCCGGCCACACTCCCCTTTCTGAAGGAGAGCCTCGGGCTTTCGTATACCATGACAGGCCTTATAATGATGGTATCAAACTTCAGCTCTTCTATACTCCAGCCGCTATTCGGTTTTTATTCGGACAAAAAGGGAAGAGCGGTTCTTCTTCCCGTCGGCTTGCTGTGTGCAGGTGTCGGCCTATCCCTTCTCCCGGTATTTTCGAGCTACACCGTTGTCCTTGTGCTTGTTATAATAAGCGGACTTGGCGCTGCGTCCTACCACCCGGAGGGGTACAAGACTGCCCATTTTTTTACTGGAGAAAAGAGTGTTACCGGCATGTCCATATTCTCTGTCGGCGGGAACATCGGTTTTTCATTGGGACCCCTCCTTTCTATTCTTATTATCCAATACCTCGGGTTTTCTTCTCTCCCTCTGATTATACTGCCGGCGCTTGTATGTACGGCAATAATCATCTACTACAGAAAGGCCATTGCCGTTCCTGTGCTCGAACATGCAGAACAACAAAAAACAGCCACTAAAGCACCCGCGGGCGCTTATATCTCTCTTTTCATTATTATTGGAATTGTTGTGATGAGGACATGGACACAAATGGGCCTTGTAACATACATTCCCTTTTATTACATAAATTATCTGAAGGGTGATCCGCTGTTTGCAGGCAAGCTTGTATTTACATACCTCTTCTGCGGTGCGGCAGGGACACTCATCGGCGCGCCTTTTGCCGACAGGTGGGGACATAAATTATTCCTGACAGTATCCATGCTGCTTGGAGCCGTTACACTCCCGCTTATATTCGTGCCCTTTGTCCAGAAAAGCTATCTTCTCTTTGTAGTTCTTGGACTGCAAGGCATGTTGATGATCTCAACATTTTCCGTAACTATTGTTATGGCGCAAAAGCTCCTCCCGAACAGGCTTGGCGTTGCTTCCGGCCTCATGGTAGGTTTTGCTATAGGGACGGGCGGCATAGGGGTAACACTGCTCGGCGTTGTAGCAGACAATTTCGGCGTGCCCTTTGCTCTTGAGTCCATAATGATCCTGCCTTTTATCGGCTTTATTTTAAGTTTGATAGTAAGGTATAAAGGATGA